The genome window CTTTTTAAAACAATGCATCAAACTGACAAATTTCAGTATATCCTTCATGCGCTAGCCTCAGCCTCACTCAACGATGACAGTTTTGTCTCCAAACAGTCGTACAACAAATGCATAAGTAACCATCACTGCTTAGTGCCGACTGGCAGCACGAGAGGAATCCTTACACGACACGGAAGGTGAGACAGGACACCCCGTCGTCGCCGGTGGCGCTCACCAGCCGCTCCCACCCCACCTCTTCGATCTGCACGCGCGCACGtccaaagcaaaaaaaaaaaaacgcaatGTCATCGAGCCCACGCATGGGAAAAGCGAAACGGAAGAAACGATTCCCTCGCCGCTTCTAACGCTGCGGGCATTTCGTCGAGCAGCTGGCGTACCTGCGCGAACACGGAGCTGTAGAACGCGGGCGGTCGCCGTGTCCCGGTGTCCCGCGGGAGATGCTGGCAGTCTCCCTCGCCCGCCCGCGTCTGCGGCCTCACGGGCGCGCGCGAGAGGCTGGCCGGCGGCTCCATGTCTCGACCCGGCGCCAAGGATCCCACGGCGCGCGCTGGACAAGTCTGGTCAGCTCCAATCTCCATGACAGcaaaaacaccaaaaaaaaaaaggggctCGGGCCGTTGAAGAACCGGCCCGGGTAAACAAGCGCTCCGGTACGGCTCAACCCACTGACGCCTGGGCCTCCGCCCCCAggagtcctcctcctccgagtttttttttatttttatattttttcattaaaaatttaaataaatagattcttatGAGAGAGCGGTAAGCAGTCCCACCGCTGCTAGCGGTTAGATACAGTGCATAAACAGTAAACCTCAATGAACAGTACTCTAAAATTTAATTTCGCTCCTaacttctctattcaaaatagtgatgttctgtcgctccaaaaatcctaaaactttttttacgtgttacataatatatgtgcaacccattttaattgaattcacccaaaaatcctgtgtataatttaaactaaaattctccaaaaaagactacttttataacttctagcaattgttagcacctcaaataaatttctaaaaatctggtaaaattcactaatattcttcttatgtgatgtgataatttctaaaattattttcagcactaggttagtatatgtttgaattcaaattaagttaaaagaagaatatcacatgaaattataaaaatacatataaatggtgcattacaaaggaatccacttttttaccatataatcgggctgaaaataattttagaaattatcatatcacataagaagaatattagtgaattttaccagatttttagaaatttatttgaggtgctaacaattgctagaagttataaaagtagccttatTTGAAgcattttagtttaaattctacacaggatttttgggtgaattcaattaaaatgagttgcacatatattatgtaacacgtaaaaaaagttttaggatttttggagcaacagaacatcactattttgaatagagaagttAGGAGCGAAATTAAACTTCAAAGCACTGTTCATTGAGGTTTACTGTTTATGTACTGTAGCTACCCGCCCCTCAGAGGGCTGTAAGGCTACCGCCCACTGACAAGGCCATAAGAGCCTGGGGActgcttaccgccctctcagggggcggtaggcgtctggttttataatttttttcacgagaaatctatttatttaaatttttaatcgaaaaaatataaaaataaaaagctccTCCTCCCCCACTCCCGGTGTGCTCCCTCTCCCTAGTCCGCCGCATTCTATCAACCGCAGTTGACGCCGGGCCAATGGATGATTTGCTACCATTAAAAATGAGTTTCGCTTATTTACCACCCTCACTCATAATTATAGATTCAGACAATCACATATGTTATTAACTTATGTGTCATTATGATCAAGGACAAAAGTTTTGGATGACAAATCATTAATTTTTCCGTCGACGCCGCCACCACTAGTCACGGCGATATAGGGCTTGGCCGCCGGTCTCCGGCTCGGGCGCGTTTCACCGGCATCGCCCATGGAGGCATTGATTGCCGTCTCCGCCAAGGACGATTCCTCCTGGAACTCGCCTCACCGCCGTTGCCGCATCTCAATCGGTCGCAAGCAGATGTGGAACAATTGACTTCCACACCTGGAGCAAATTCGCATATGAATTGGTACATTTACATGTCGGGATCTTGCCGGAGCGCGACCTGTCAGAACCAGAAAATTTGAGCTCTTAATTTGATCGAACCCCGGATGAACACACGCACGCAAAACTGGAACACGGAGATGGTAGAAGGTTCTAGAACTTGACGAGAACCCTGAGAACTACTTGCCTACGCTACCAAACTACAAGACCACCAAATGATCACGGCATATTCCATTTCCTTCAGCTACTCCGGTTAAAGTATCCGAAGTTCAGACAAAGTGCAGTTCGATTGCAAAGGCGCTTTCGACCTGTCAAAACGAAAACCGGCTACACCGTCGATTCTTCCCGCCAACTCTGTGGACCGTCCGATCTTCATGACGGAACCATACCCTTTCGCCCCGCCTTCCTTCGGACTTGCGCTCGAGCTTCAGACATTCAGTTTTGTCAGTGTAGCTTCTTCAGGTTTTGACACGACCCATCAGCATCAAAGCAGAAGAGAGACGGCACCGAGCGTGtaggaagtaaattttataggatcaaTTCTATAAAAGATTCTCTTTCCTGTAATAACACGTATCCACactttcttttttctcatcAGCTCAGGTATTTAGAGCATGAGATCGATTGTATAAATAGTCTTATCAAAATCTTTCTGATAGTTCTGTAAATTTGTTTTCCGGCGCGTGAGACGATTGCGATGAGCGACAGATCTTGCTGGGCAGATTGCCGGGGGGAGCTGGGCCGTCGTGGTTTTGTGCAATGGGCCTGTTTGTGTAGGCGCGGAAACGACAAACAGCCCACATGCGAGCCCGGCCCGTCATGCTCCATGCATTTGCCGCCGCCTCCCGGAAACCCAAACCAAGGCATGCCGCGCCCTACGACCCTCTCCGACGCGACGGAGTTACCGACGCGGTGCTCCCCGGGCCTGTCCGGGCCCGCCGGCACCGCCTGCGATCGATCACGTGGTAAGTGCGCTCTTCTGCTCAATTCAGCCTCGTTTTCGTTCCCCGTTGCGTCCAATCTGGTTGTGCTTCTCTGAAACACAACAAGAATATCTCTGAAATAAAATTCACTTGCAGAAAGGACGAAACTTGAGCAGGATTATCAGATTAGACAGAAACTAGCTAGATCATGCAAATTATTCAAGCATGTGGCAACCAGCGATCCATCTGTGTCAGGTCACTCATACAACCACACACAAGCTGCACACTACATTGTGGAGCAGCACCTAAAGCAAGTTCATGCACAGGCATAGTCATACATAGCGTGGCAACTGGCAACAGCAACAAAATAATTAGGCATGGCCTCCTTAAGGCGCATGCATTCGGCACACTACACTTGATATAGCTATCCAAGTCTTCAGTTCTTCAGACACGGAAGACACTTGCAACCATTGTCTTTAGGTAGGTCGTGGTGGGAAATGAAAGTGATGGAAAGCTACCCGAGCCGATACAGCCCGCCATCGTTGATGAAATGGCCGTCCATGTAGAAGGCGTTCGTTGTATGGTACCCGTCCATCATCAGGTGGTGCATCTCCTCCGACGGCTTCCAGTGCCGCTTCCTCTGGTTGATGAACCAGTTATTGATCTGCTTCAAGTCAAGGCCGGTCGACTCCGCCAAGGCTACCTTCTGAGTCTCCTGCTCGATTAAGCAAAGAGTTAGTAtcctcaaaaaatataaaacgaATAGTTAGAAAACTGGAGGGTAATTTTCTATTAGGTTTTAGGAATGGTGTTACTTCATAGTGTAAGTGACAGGAAAACAGGAAGACTGTTGAGTGCAATGTGTCCCTAAACTTCATGTTTGTATCGCTTAGAACACTGTATTCGAAAAATGCACTTTAGGACCCTCATACTTGCATGAATCGAGACATACTTCAGCTCACTCTAATCTGTTGGTTGTTTGAGAAATACTCAGTAGGGGATTCACAATCTGACAATGCATATGTCCCTAATCTTTCCTATCTAAAGACGTTATCACATTTCTTCAGAGAAATTTAGTTGCTTTACATTAATGTCATTAGCAAGAATTTAGTCGAAGTATCAAATACCTTAAATCACATCAATTATACATATAATCACCTGTTACTAATTTACATTATATTTGGACATGTTTTGAAGCAAATTAAGGCATAAATGAGCGATTATCTGGTTTAAGCAACCATGTGACACAACCATACAGACTTCGAAGTGACTGAATCAAAAAGTTCGAAGACTTACGTTGTACATGGTGTAGCTTAAATGTATCAAATGTGTTTTGTGTCAAAGAGAGCGCAGaatattcttctttttgttgAATTACCGTGTGCCATAGCTTTTCATGAGTTCACTCTACAGCCGTCAGTGCTAACAATGTATTTAATTGGGTATAAAAACTGCATGTAGACTGTAGCTTCTAAATCATGCATCTCCCTCAAGAATTATTGTGGAAGTGTAAAAAGAGAGTTACCGAGGGGTAAGGCCATTTGTAGTGCAGATCCCACCAGCTAAGGAGCTGCTGGCGAGCATCCTTAGGGagcttccctttcttcttcttctttgacaGTTCTTGCTTGAGGGAGCTCAGGTAGCCACTGTACTTCTTCAGGAGATGGTGCTTGAGCTCCTGGTCTACACCATGCGCATCAACTTCAGGGAGCTCTGCCTCTCCTCCACTACCTTCTTGGTCCTCCTCGGAAGAGCCTTTAAGCATAGCAAATGAAACTGTTAGCCACGAAGAGAAAAGTGATGGAGTCGAATTCATATAGTGAGATTATGCAAGCATCAAGCTGGCACACCTCAGCAATACTAATATACATGTTCCTTACAAGTTGCAAGCTAGACAATGAATACTAAATCATGTGTAATAGGTAAACCACATCAAGTAGCAATGCATGCCTGCGCCTACGAGCAGTTACATAACATCAACCCGCTTCCATGCGAGTTCAGTCTTGACGAATTTGTGAGTTACATCGGTGTTCTCCACTATAAATCTAATATCTTCAGTATATCCTTCGGAGTACGGATACTGTGCTCGTGTGTGCATTTACACCCATATCGGTATGTGCACTAGTGCATTCTGAAAACGAATATAAAAAAGCATAGATGTTTCTGtacattttaattagtttgccTGAAAATTTGATCATTTGTGCACTGTGCAAAAAAGACTTAAACTGCAATTATATGTTCACTAACTTATCTTCTCTGCACAGTCCACATGCGAACCTACTTCTGCACAATTTTTGGCAAATTCACAATCTAATTTATGTTTTTGAAAATAGATGCAAATGCACCCATGAAGACTTTGATTTTTTCCTATTATCTGACCATCATCTAGATGATAATCTATCAGGAAGCAAGGCACAAACAAGGAATACAGGTCAAAAACTTGAAATAGATGTAAGCATATGTAAAAGCATCATAACATAAAGGGAAAAATCGAATTATTTTGTGCAATACTGAGTTTCAATGTTTTTTAAATAAGAATAAtaatagaataaaaaaataaaatagaatcaCCACATATAAGATATACTAGGAGTCTTTAGGTTTTTTGTTCTAAAGCTTTTTAGAGCACGATGCACAATGGATAAGATAGACATGCCCCATGATTTCTAGAGTGGAAACAGTATAAAATTCTAAACTTGAAAAATGTAACACTTTTTTAATCTTGTATGACAAAGATTCTATTTCATCATATGTGAGCTTGCCTTTGAACATTGTAATGAGTAACACATGTATTATTAATGACTAAAAATTTCAAACAATATTATGAACAAGGTTTCCTTAATTGGTGCTTATAATCGACCATATTCAAGAGTTGCATCCAAACTTGACTGAGTGaaatctgcaaaaaaaaaaaaaaaaaaaaaaacctatggAGCATCTGCCATCTATAGTACTAATAAATGGATTAGCAAGGTCAGTTATCAACATGTCAACTGTAGACTACAGTTAAATTCTTAGTCTTTTGTGTGCATGCTACTATGCCAGCCTATTAAACATAGAAAGTTTAGGAAAACTGCTGATATGCTACAAAATTATAGAATGGCTAAACCTTCCTAAGCTGCACAACAATTATCAACTAGAAGGACCTTAGCATTAGCATTAAGGTAGTGCTAGTTTACGTTTAATGTTTTGTACACCAGTCGGCTGTGGAGATTTGTTTGCCTGTTTCGTGCTTCTTTCCACTTCTCTATAAAGCTTGACACGCAAAACTTTTGCAGTTCGCAAAAGGACCTTAGCATTAGTACTTTTCCATTTGCTCTACAAAATCACATAGATATTTGCATATAGGAACAAATATTTTGCTTTTGTGACTTCTCAGAGAAgtaaaattaaataaagagattatttttaaaaatgacCTTTGACCATCTGACGCTTCATGATATTCATTTCTATTGTATTAATGGCACAAATTTATACAGTGAGTGGTCACAATTTGCATAGGAAATAACAATAAAGTGTTAaggacccatcacaccttatgCCCAAATGTGTGGTTATGTCTTTGAATTTAAAAGGAAAACTCATTTGAAAAACTTTGATGGGGTTTTGGAACAAGCGGTCCTTACTTGACAGTGAAAATCGATGCATATTACTAGCGGGTCTAGAACTGTCAGTGATAGGTGTTctaggaagaaaaaaaatgaaacgagCCGCCAAGCGCGGCTACCCCCACCGAGTGAGCTACGTCGCCGCCGCGCTTGTGCACAGCCCTTGACCGTATGCCCGCCGTCACACTCGCCCAGAGCCGTTAGCCACTCACTCGTTGTCGTGCTCGCCTGCACACCCGCCGTCACTCTCGCCTAGAGCCGCTCGAACATTGTGCTCGCCCGCCACCACGCAAGCTCAGCTGCACACCCACATGCATAGGAGAGAGAAGCACCGTGCACACAAGCatgggagagaggaagagagaaggtATTAAGAGAGGGGGTAGAAAGTAAGGTTCTGCAGAGGAAAGAGGAGACCGAGCGGGGCGAAATATCAACACGTGTATGTAAGCCAACCGAGCGGACGTGAGTCAAAGACCGATTGAACTAAAATTTGGGGTCTGGATCATCAATGGCGGTTTGAGTATCAATAGCGGTTCTGACCACAAACCGCCACTAATACCGACTATCAGTGTAGATTCGTCCTACAAACCAGTAAtaatactcagtatcagtgccggttcttagcggcTCCATTATGGTTCGAGCGCGGGAGtttaaaaaccgacagtgatacattTACACTGCCAGTTCTGCAATGATGAGAAGCTATTTATGATCGgttatgtagtagtgtaatTATGGGGCATTTGTAGGAATTAGACAAGTATATTATGTGATTAATCTGAAGGCCTGTTTGGAAATGTGGAAAACCAAAAATGAAAAACATTGGCTGGGATGCCCATGTTACATCAAGAAGCCTACATGAATTAGAACTTAACACAGAAACTTCAAATAAACGGTTTGACGTAACAGGAAAAAGAAAGGACTTCAAGACACAAGGGGAAAACATGAGGTAAGACGAATTCATGTTAGTTTTAGGCCCAAATACCTATGAAATAATCATGGCATAGGAATCCTAAGGTGCTAGTCCTTAGTCCCAGATGCCTTCACAAGACATTTTAAAACATGGTTTCATTTCAATACTGATAAATTCcttcattttttatttggtcCAAAACTGCCCTTTCAGGAAAATTAAAGCAAATGAAAAACAACAAATTTTTAGGACCCTTTTCTACGTGCATTATAAAATCGAAAAAATGCAGTGCTCAAGGTGGTACATGTTGAAGAACTCTAATCACACTATTGAATGTGTGGTACTCAGTATTGAGCTAAGTAAAACGTGAATCCATGAAGTTGATGAAATCAAGAACAGAAGTGATCGATGTAAAGCAGTTTAACAGAATCAGATACTAAAAAGAGTGAACACTGAAtcccaaaaaggaaaagaaaaaatgaatggaaCTCATGCTCTCCAGAAATCAAGAACAAAACCATGAGATGCAAATAATTAATCATCTGAAACATTTCTTAATGGCACACAGATAGAAGTGCCAGATCATCAAATCACACTTCTTTTCTCCAGTTGCGTTGTCTTTTCCACTGACGTTCCAATGCAAAATCAGTCGGGTCTTTTTTAACCTTTTGTTTTATGTTCTTTGCTTTCTACCGAGCAACTTCCAGTGTCTTTTTTTTGGTCTTAACTCGACACAAACGGGAACTCGTGATATCTGTGTGCCCTGCTTTTGCATGGCCTTGAAAGAATGCATGCAACGAAGAATCTTGGAGTACATGAGCAACATCagtcagaaaaaaaaagcagtGTTGTTTTGTGATTAATTCAATGTGTTCCTAATAGCCATTAACACGAAATCTAATAGTTTTCCTTCACTTGCTGTCATGACTTAAGGTTGTTACTATCCCTTTTatttcaaaaaacaaaacacATGAGCTTTACCATGGAGGGCAAAGAACAATTGAATCTGAGACGTATGATTTGACAGCTGAAAAATACAGATCATGGAGTTCAACTTGGATTACCCTCGTAAAGCATCCAATGTTTGTTGACAGTCATTATTTATGAGAGAATGGGGTGAAGTCTGTCACAAAATACAGGAACACATCTAGCTACTAGTAGATCGTAGACGCATATAATATAGCCTAGGAGATCACACATCCATTGCTGGAGATCTCACATCAAATAATGGGGGCTGTGCATGCACTTGCTACCCTAACTGTTTCTATTGTTCCCGAGGCACACAGACCATTTTGTCCGCTGCACAGGTCAGAACACAAAAACTGAGCCACATATGCTGCTCCATTTACTCATCTGACTACCTATGCAATGCATCATTCATTCATTTTTACTCAGTGTTCGTTGGCCTGGGCTTGTAATGCTGGATACTAAAAATCTTAGGGCACTAGCATCAGATGGCAGCTTCTTCCCAagatgctccattgctccaataGTGAAGTGATTGTGTGTGTTGTAGTACTACCGCTGCTCCAGTGCTAGGTGAAGTGAAAACTCTGAACACTGCTAGTAACTGTGGTAGTACAACTGGTTACTATAGCCTCGTGATAGGTCATTAGAAAGGCCCATGGCGTCGTCTGATCCACCTGATGTGTGCATTTTAAAATTAGCAAAGACTAAGAAGCACACATGCAGACGGCAGGGCCTGTGCTGGGCACGCATCATGTACCAGCACATCTGGAAGACCACACCACAACACAAGAGATTCTAGGACAACAGGTAGCTCCATTTCTTAAGGGGGAGAAAGAAAGACGACAAGAATGTTGTTCTGGCTTGCGTGACAGATGGGGGAtgagcctctctctctctcatagcACTACGTGTGTACTTGTTTCACTGACATACGGCAGTGAGACTCCTCGGCCATGGACTGTTTTGCTAGCACAATGCACAGTACTGTGCTCCttccccaaaccctagaacaAGGGAAGGGCTCCGTAATTCTCTCTGCGTTTCCATCATGGGAAAAGATGGCTGCCTGAACCAGGAACTCGCTGTCACAAGCACATATATTCCTTTGAAAATGGAATCCATGGGGACGAAGAAGGCATCCATGCCAACAACCAGAAGAGCAAGTGACGGATTACTGCAGAAAATGACGGATTACTGCAGGTGGGGGGCTACCGGGCTAGCCCACCAGGCATCGCAGCATGGATGCAATTGTATGAGCAGAAACAGAGCTCCTATTAGTGCTAGATAGCTGCACTGCTGCACATGTGTGAGGACTATTCCTTGCCAACAGAAGCAACGATCGATGGAAGCCAGGTAGAAGAATCTCACAGATGCACGGCCAGGAAAAGCAAGCAGGGAGAAGAATCTTTTGGAAACCCTGATTAGGAATGCTGCCGCATTAAAACATCAAGCGCAGATACGCCGATTCATGTGCAGCTAGTTATTCACATAGATGCATGCACAAGAAGATACGCTTAAAAAGAGAAAGATATAGATGCCAAACTGCTGAGAAATCGCAttaatttgttttctttttatatgCAAAGCAACAACATATACGCAGCCAAGAAAGAGGGCAACAAGATGAACAAAAGGGCACGAGGCAACTGATCCAAGAAATCATCCAAGAACAGCAAGAGGAAAGAAACTATGGATATCTGCACGGATAGAAAGCTGGTGCGATTTCTATACCAGACGAAAGGATATTGCGCAGCGACCTGCCGGAGATGGACAGCGAGTTGAGCTGCGACTCCACTCTCCTCATGAACTCCATCGCCTCCTGCAGCGGCCTCGTCAACTCCTCCCTGAACTTCACCAGCATCTCATGGTACGCCTCCTGCACACGACGGAGTTGAAATCAAGGACGAAGGACACCGTGTGTGAATAAAAACATTGAGAACACAGAAAGATGATTTCTTTTCCAGAAGAGAAGTCATTGATTAGCTGATAGCTCACCATGAACTGGTCCAGCTCCGGCTCCGTCGCTGCGCCAAGGCCGCCGAGCGCCGTGCGCTGCCGTGCCTCCAGCTCCTGCGCCATAGCCGTCAGCCTCCCCAACACCTCCGGTGGCGCCCCCACCTGCAAGCACGCACGGCCACTCAGAAAGCTCTGAACACTAGATGTACATGTCTACATGAGCAGCATGCATACACTAGTATGTTATGTAAAAGCAACCAGCGAGCCTGCATGCGCCATGCTTGACATCAGATGTAGGAGAAACTTCTCGTAAAGAACTAGAAGCAGCAGCGCTACTGTTAGTCTGTTACAATTACAGGGCTTGCCTTCTGGCACTCGAGGTAGGCGGCGAGGAGCGAGTAGTAGTGCGGGTGGGAGATGATCTTGGCCTTGATGGCCTCGACATCGGCGCCGTAGGACGACGAGGAGGGCTCCTTCGCCTTGACGCAAGCGTCGAGTAGGCTACCGCCGTTGGCCAGCTGCAGCACTGGgttgccgccgtcgccgttggCGCCTCTGTTCCCAGAGGCAACCGTGTTCAGGGTGAGCGGCAGGCCGGCGCTCGGAggtggctgcggcggcggcgcaacGACGGCGCTAAGCGAAGAACCCcatgggtggtggtggtggtgctgctggCCGTGGCCGCTTGCGCCAACTCCAAAGTGATGGGTGATCTCCTCCATGAGAGTGGGCGGATCTCCAGTGATGTAGTGGTGCAGCGATCGAGCTCTCAGCCCACTTTTCCCGAGCTCCTGCGCAGAAGGGAATTGTTTGGAGTTGAGGTGAAGTTCTTGGggggagagaaagaggaaaaggGCTTTGGGAGGAAGAGGGAAATGAGGAGGGTACCTGGAGCTAGCCTTCTCTCTCTAACCTATCAttagagaggagggagggagggataCAGGAGGCAAAAGGCTGGAAGCCAACGCAGCTGCCTTTGGAGAGAGACAGTGCAATGGAGTAGAGTGGTGTTTGTGGGGGCTTCTTTTTCAGGTCAAATCAAAGGCTTGCAGTGGTTTTGTAGGGAATTTCTAGCTTGTGTGGATGGACACGAagctggattttttttaaaaaaaaaaggcatatcAAGAACCACTAGTTTTGTAATCAGGACTCATTTGGTTGGTTGTCAAATATTAACATGTCAAGCATTAGATAAAAGTTTCTTAGGCGAGTGTTTATTTCTCTGTCAAATCGTGGCTTACCGGTGATAGACATACATTTGTCAAATTGTCGGGGATAATTCTAAAAGTAAATCCAGGTATACATATCGTTTGACGCGTACGATTTTTAAGGTTAGATCTAATGGATTCAAAACACTATGGTTTATCCATAGATCTTCCATGAGATAATAATTCTACGTCTTATCCATTTTCTTAAAGATTGAATAAACTTgttacataatattttttttatcatgtgagcCAAGTCCTTTCTCTTTATATAACAGGAGAAAATGTGCACATAAAAACATATCTTTATCTGAGAAAGCTAACAActcctagctcatcatgacgAAGAATAGACACTCACACTGTGCTCTTGTCGCCCTGCATAACCCGTCCCATCACCAAACGTCGTCATGCTCATTTGCGaggccatcccgtagcattaaatactaCGAGACCGATCACTGCGTCGAAAGGAAGTGCTTGTGGAAGGAAAACCCTTGAATGAGTggcattaaatgtgatttgaCTGATTAGGTAAGTACCTGCCCTGCGACTAGGATTTTGCTGGTGCACACATGAGCCTGGAGAAGGAAGCGGCGGGACATGGCAGCAGATGAGGAGGGAGCAGCGCAGGACAGCAGTGCTTGCAACTTGATTGCCAGCGAGCTCGGGTAGGTTGTTAGCTTGCTACCACCAAGATATTGATGATAATGAGCTTGGAGGAGGAACAACATAGGAAGTTGGTGGTCGTCATCCGTCCACAAGAACCTTAACTCCACCTTCACTTGTTGCCGCTATGACCAGGAGATCTGCAAGTATCCCCGTTTTGTTGACACCTTCCTCATCTATCGTCATAGCACCCTATAGGatcgagaatgacgactagagagATTGTGAATAGGCACCTTACCAAATTATTTCGAAACGGATGGCCTTCTCTTTTTGTTTCACGCAACATATTGcaaaactcaagcgaaagcaaaatCTGAAAATAAGCAAGTTACAATCAAGAGCACAAATGAAATAATGAGTCTCATGGTTGTATATGAATCATATGTTCCATTAAAACCAATTCCACGAGTCATAGACACAAAAGATAGTAACTTGAAGGAAGAAACACTTTGATCCAAAAGGATAGGCATCAGGGGAGAAACTATCCAAGTTGATGGCTtaaaggcaagagaattcaatagTTAATTATGTAAGTTTGTACgcaaattttatacctctaacaaTGAGAAGAATTACTCCAACAaggtgaaaaatttcagcataagcacaaaaacgaaaatcacaaccggGAAAAAATTTGCTCTATACAATTattcaacttagtccaaatttatGTCATGTCCcatattccataatcacataattgagcataactatgcttcttaagcattatgttcaaTTTTGTGTAATTCGGTTTGTGACTCTAGAGcgattcgtttaaagtcattcggatgagagagaaaattcaggagagaaaagaattaaactcgcagttaaaacggacctctttctctctaacatgtgggacccacctagCCCCACACCTTCTCCACTCCAAAAGGAGCAGCTCActtgctccctctctctcctccctcactcccacacgtGCAGCAGCAACTgcagctccccctccccactcaagctctcactccctctctctccatttcttccgaaatccgagctctagagaaggattgaaggtatgcatgtggtactattgcattctagagctcataagctactcatccatccaattcattttcgttttctcaaaagattcgagccggatttgatgtcttgtggtgttcttagttgaagcacaaggaacaccggaaTTCTTCGATTTTCCTTCATTTCCTCCGCTTCCCGACGGTCACCCAGCTTCataagcatcttgagtaagtctcttagtcTCC of Phragmites australis chromosome 3, lpPhrAust1.1, whole genome shotgun sequence contains these proteins:
- the LOC133913209 gene encoding homeotic protein knotted-1-like, whose amino-acid sequence is MEEITHHFGVGASGHGQQHHHHHPWGSSLSAVVAPPPQPPPSAGLPLTLNTVASGNRGANGDGGNPVLQLANGGSLLDACVKAKEPSSSSYGADVEAIKAKIISHPHYYSLLAAYLECQKVGAPPEVLGRLTAMAQELEARQRTALGGLGAATEPELDQFMEAYHEMLVKFREELTRPLQEAMEFMRRVESQLNSLSISGRSLRNILSSGSSEEDQEGSGGEAELPEVDAHGVDQELKHHLLKKYSGYLSSLKQELSKKKKKGKLPKDARQQLLSWWDLHYKWPYPSETQKVALAESTGLDLKQINNWFINQRKRHWKPSEEMHHLMMDGYHTTNAFYMDGHFINDGGLYRLG